In Xenorhabdus poinarii G6, the following are encoded in one genomic region:
- a CDS encoding LysR family transcriptional regulator: protein MDNLRKLDLNLLLTLDALLKDPNVTRTARTLNLSQSTVSVQLGKLRKSLDDPLFLPGPRGMRPTARAELLRTSLRQALALLDKAVSSPGPFIPAESTHIWKIIAADYCETTVLLPVLTNLRREAPGTRLAVMENANSQIAQAVGQDKIDLFFHIREEAPQGLRCRKLFSEQYVLVSRIGHPLLKSAPTLKLFLELDYVMISPDGGGFWGSTDKALSEMGLSRKVVLSVQHFMFAVFTIATTDLVGMLPLRLVKDNPQLQYFMPPVDIPGFEMNMLWHEHLHLEPAHKWLRDLIMQSLEEH, encoded by the coding sequence ATGGATAATCTCAGAAAACTGGACCTGAACCTGTTGCTGACGCTTGATGCATTGCTAAAAGATCCTAATGTGACTCGTACCGCCCGGACGCTTAATCTTTCGCAATCAACCGTTAGCGTACAGCTTGGAAAACTGCGTAAGAGCCTGGACGATCCACTCTTTTTACCTGGCCCACGCGGGATGCGCCCTACCGCCCGAGCCGAGTTGCTCCGCACCTCACTCCGTCAGGCGCTGGCGCTGTTAGACAAAGCTGTCTCTTCCCCTGGTCCCTTTATTCCTGCCGAGTCGACTCATATCTGGAAGATAATTGCAGCAGATTACTGTGAAACCACAGTATTGCTACCGGTGTTGACGAATTTACGCCGTGAAGCTCCCGGTACCCGGCTGGCGGTAATGGAAAACGCCAACTCGCAGATTGCGCAAGCGGTGGGACAGGATAAGATTGATTTGTTCTTTCATATTCGTGAAGAAGCACCGCAGGGTCTACGATGCCGCAAACTATTCAGCGAACAATATGTGCTGGTCAGTCGAATCGGTCATCCATTACTGAAATCTGCACCAACACTCAAGCTTTTTCTCGAGCTGGATTATGTCATGATTTCCCCGGATGGCGGAGGTTTTTGGGGCAGTACCGATAAGGCCCTGTCGGAGATGGGGTTAAGCAGAAAAGTAGTGCTGTCAGTGCAACATTTTATGTTTGCCGTATTTACCATTGCCACCACCGATCTGGTAGGCATGCTGCCACTACGGTTAGTGAAAGACAATCCGCAGCTCCAGTATTTTATGCCACCAGTGGATATTCCGGGTTTTGAAATGAATATGCTTTGGCACGAACATCTGCATCTTGAACCCGCACACAAGTGGCTACGGGATCTGATCATGCAATCGCTGGAAGAACATTAA
- a CDS encoding MFS transporter: protein MPTGLFALALGAFGIGLTEFGIVGLLPQIVAEFNISEQVAGYLVSGYAISVAIGAILLTSIMIRMERRLTLLLLTALFIIGNLISAMSVSYESLLFGRIVAALCHGAFFSIGAVVASDMVAANKKGAAISLMFAGLTVSNIVGVPLGTFIGLELGWRTTFWALSVIGLITMVGIRTMIPVIPANRLTNLGREFSVFKRLQVWVSALLSVLSFSGVIGGFTYIAFTLTQVSGFDTKTVPWLLVLFGVGTFVGNIYGGKAADKSLNKSLGTILLMLTLVMAAFALSAQSQIMTVILLLLMGTVGLATAPGLQLRMMKYASDAPTVASGTNIAAFNIGNALGAYLGGMALEKGYGFVSPLWVGVALSLIALAVVILGSLNSGMKVSHVPE from the coding sequence ATGCCAACAGGTCTTTTTGCCTTAGCGCTTGGTGCGTTTGGGATCGGTCTGACAGAATTTGGTATTGTTGGGTTGTTGCCGCAAATTGTTGCGGAGTTTAATATCAGTGAACAAGTAGCAGGTTATTTGGTTTCCGGCTATGCAATTAGCGTGGCGATCGGTGCCATTTTACTGACTTCCATTATGATTCGCATGGAAAGACGCCTGACGTTATTACTGCTGACTGCATTGTTTATCATTGGTAATCTTATTTCTGCGATGTCAGTCAGCTACGAATCCTTACTGTTTGGCCGTATCGTTGCCGCACTTTGTCATGGCGCATTTTTCAGCATCGGTGCAGTGGTAGCCTCCGATATGGTTGCAGCCAATAAAAAAGGGGCGGCTATCTCGCTGATGTTTGCCGGACTGACGGTCTCTAATATAGTTGGCGTACCGCTGGGAACTTTCATTGGGCTGGAATTAGGATGGCGCACTACTTTCTGGGCACTGTCTGTTATCGGTCTGATAACTATGGTGGGGATCAGAACAATGATTCCGGTTATTCCTGCTAATCGTCTTACCAATCTGGGGCGTGAATTTTCTGTCTTCAAACGTCTACAGGTGTGGGTGTCCGCCTTACTTAGCGTACTTTCCTTTAGTGGTGTGATCGGTGGATTTACTTATATTGCTTTCACCCTGACTCAGGTTTCTGGCTTTGACACAAAGACGGTACCCTGGCTGCTGGTATTGTTCGGTGTTGGCACCTTCGTTGGCAATATTTATGGCGGAAAAGCCGCCGATAAATCGCTGAATAAATCACTTGGTACCATCTTACTCATGCTGACCTTGGTGATGGCCGCTTTCGCTCTATCCGCACAAAGCCAGATAATGACGGTGATTTTGTTGTTACTGATGGGGACTGTTGGACTTGCCACCGCGCCGGGCCTGCAGTTGCGTATGATGAAATACGCCAGCGATGCTCCTACCGTAGCTTCCGGTACCAATATTGCCGCCTTTAATATTGGTAACGCTCTTGGCGCCTACCTTGGCGGCATGGCTTTGGAAAAAGGTTATGGCTTTGTCTCCCCGCTATGGGTAGGGGTAGCGCTGAGTCTGATTGCACTAGCTGTAGTCATCCTCGGTAGCTTAAACAGTGGAATGAAAGTCAGCCATGTTCCGGAATAA
- the dnaB-PI gene encoding SPI-7-type island replicative DNA helicase, which yields MGMTHEQLKVISEEAPSYAYAEVGVLGGLVLENDRWDTVVLLLVADDFYFPAHRILFQAIAELSEKNSPFDLITLTDRLTQRGQIEQAGGFAYVAEVCKNTPSAANIEEYARIVAEKSRLRQLLALGKSLSADVFQPTIQSETLIAQAESQLFNLAEKGAARQQQEMTLLQGADSLITHLERIQGSNGITGTPTGFQLLDEKTCGLQAGDLILLAARPSMGKTALGLACCLGALRHQENAVVQIFSLEMPMAQLMLRLTAMEGGVSLSALRSGILDDEQWGRISQSLDQFSRWDQRLVIDDCSHQTPALLRARARRYTRKYGKPALIMVDYLQLMNAPGQENRTQEIAEISRSLKALGKELDCPVLALSQLNRQVENRPDKRPNNGDLRDSGSLEQDADLILHLYRDEVYHPDSSDAGIAEIIIGKQRQGPTGTVRVQFNGQYTRFQDISGGEGR from the coding sequence ATGGGAATGACGCATGAACAATTGAAGGTCATCAGCGAAGAGGCACCCAGCTATGCGTATGCCGAAGTCGGGGTACTGGGTGGTCTGGTGCTGGAAAATGATCGCTGGGATACGGTGGTATTGTTACTGGTTGCCGACGACTTTTACTTCCCGGCACACCGGATACTGTTCCAGGCCATCGCTGAACTGAGCGAAAAAAACAGCCCGTTTGACCTGATCACCCTGACCGACAGGCTGACCCAACGCGGGCAAATCGAGCAGGCTGGCGGTTTTGCCTATGTGGCCGAAGTGTGTAAAAACACGCCGAGTGCTGCCAATATTGAAGAGTATGCCCGTATTGTGGCAGAAAAAAGCCGGTTACGTCAGTTACTGGCGCTGGGAAAATCCCTCAGCGCGGACGTCTTTCAGCCGACTATCCAGTCAGAGACGCTGATTGCGCAGGCGGAAAGCCAGCTGTTTAATCTGGCGGAAAAGGGGGCAGCCCGGCAGCAGCAGGAAATGACCCTGTTGCAGGGGGCTGACAGTCTGATCACCCATCTGGAACGCATACAGGGCAGTAACGGAATAACCGGCACCCCCACCGGATTTCAGCTGCTGGATGAAAAAACGTGCGGCTTGCAGGCCGGTGATCTCATTTTGCTGGCCGCCCGTCCATCAATGGGCAAAACCGCTCTGGGGCTGGCCTGTTGCCTCGGTGCCCTGCGTCATCAGGAAAATGCGGTGGTGCAGATTTTCAGTCTGGAAATGCCGATGGCACAACTGATGTTGCGTCTCACCGCCATGGAAGGCGGGGTTTCCCTGAGTGCTCTGCGTAGCGGGATACTGGATGATGAGCAGTGGGGACGCATCAGCCAGAGCCTGGATCAGTTTTCCCGCTGGGATCAGCGGCTGGTTATCGATGATTGCAGTCATCAGACGCCCGCGTTACTGCGTGCCCGCGCACGCCGCTATACCCGCAAATACGGTAAACCCGCCCTGATTATGGTGGATTATCTCCAGTTGATGAATGCGCCCGGCCAGGAAAACCGGACACAGGAGATTGCCGAGATTTCCCGCAGCCTGAAAGCGTTGGGCAAAGAGCTGGACTGCCCGGTGCTGGCGCTGTCCCAGCTTAATCGACAAGTCGAAAATCGTCCCGATAAACGTCCCAATAACGGTGACTTACGGGATTCCGGCTCGCTGGAGCAGGATGCCGACCTGATATTGCACCTCTATCGCGATGAAGTTTATCACCCGGATTCCTCGGATGCAGGTATTGCCGAAATCATCATCGGTAAACAGCGTCAGGGACCCACGGGCACGGTGCGTGTGCAATTTAACGGTCAGTACACCCGTTTTCAGGATATATCTGGCGGGGAGGGGCGGTAA
- a CDS encoding TetR family transcriptional regulator → MAWNTEGTKRKILEAAVAEFAKLGPDGTTVEKIAKSAGVNKERIYNYFGNKRALFSAVLRRELAKVAKAVPIISFALEDIGEYAGRVYDYHCEHPELSRLMRWEGLIFEGEVPDEELRREYYGYKIRAVVDGQQQGTVTRTLEPDHLIFLVLSLAGWWSAVPQVARMLTGSDTQCEQAKRRISIVEAARRLASSP, encoded by the coding sequence ATGGCTTGGAATACAGAAGGAACAAAGCGTAAAATTTTGGAAGCTGCTGTAGCAGAGTTCGCTAAACTTGGTCCTGATGGGACAACAGTCGAAAAGATAGCTAAGTCAGCAGGAGTAAATAAAGAACGCATTTATAATTATTTTGGTAACAAGCGAGCATTGTTTTCGGCCGTGCTACGTAGAGAATTAGCTAAGGTTGCAAAAGCAGTACCGATTATCTCTTTCGCACTTGAGGATATAGGGGAATATGCTGGTAGAGTTTACGATTATCACTGTGAACATCCTGAACTTAGCCGCCTTATGCGTTGGGAAGGATTAATTTTTGAGGGCGAGGTTCCAGATGAAGAGCTACGACGTGAATATTATGGCTACAAAATTCGAGCAGTCGTTGATGGTCAACAGCAAGGTACCGTTACACGAACTCTAGAACCCGATCATCTGATATTTTTGGTCCTGTCCCTGGCTGGCTGGTGGTCTGCTGTGCCTCAAGTAGCACGTATGCTAACTGGCTCAGATACCCAGTGTGAGCAAGCTAAGCGCAGAATATCCATCGTTGAGGCTGCTCGTCGTTTGGCATCATCACCATAA
- the tilS gene encoding tRNA lysidine(34) synthetase TilS: protein MASTHDFLLTTLAEHLGQHQKVLLGFSGGLDSTVLLHLLVRLRAQSPPLHDRQIALRAIHIHHGLNSNADLWVEHCRQVCTDWQVEFRTEKVKLDIRQNGVEAAARHARYRAFQHELQQDEILITAQHLDDQAETFLLALKRGSGPAGLSAMPSRMSFAGTTLIRPLLNVSRVELEAYAQAQRLQWVEDDSNQDDRYDRNFLRLNIMPLLHQRWPHFPHAVSRSASLCAEQEQLLDELLQASLDVLITTEGSISIPPLVNSSEAKRNALLRRWLNRSGIKMPTREQLQRIWSEVALARQDAEPRFRLGQEDIRRYRQQLWLVPQYQNLAGIILEWNIQQVLMLPDGLGKLSPSKKGGIRVRMPNDNEQVTIRFGVQGNIRIVGRQHSRHSKKLWQELGVAPWLRERIPLLYYNEKLIAALGTFITQEGQCLSDDEGISVQWQKGNLHM, encoded by the coding sequence ATGGCAAGTACACATGATTTTCTGCTGACGACGTTGGCAGAACACCTTGGTCAGCATCAAAAGGTGTTGCTCGGATTTAGCGGTGGATTGGATTCCACCGTTTTATTACATCTGCTCGTTCGCTTACGCGCGCAATCTCCTCCGTTACATGATAGGCAAATCGCGTTAAGGGCAATTCATATTCATCACGGTTTAAATTCAAACGCAGATTTATGGGTTGAACACTGTCGTCAGGTTTGTACTGACTGGCAGGTTGAGTTCCGAACGGAAAAAGTTAAGCTTGATATTCGCCAGAATGGGGTTGAAGCCGCCGCCCGACATGCGCGTTATCGCGCTTTTCAACATGAACTACAGCAAGATGAAATTTTAATCACAGCGCAACATCTTGATGATCAGGCCGAAACGTTTTTATTAGCCTTAAAACGGGGTAGCGGGCCGGCTGGATTATCTGCGATGCCGTCCCGCATGTCATTTGCGGGGACAACATTAATTCGTCCATTGCTCAATGTCAGTCGTGTGGAATTGGAAGCGTATGCTCAGGCTCAAAGGCTGCAATGGGTAGAAGATGACAGTAATCAAGATGATCGTTATGACCGTAACTTCCTGCGCTTGAATATCATGCCGTTACTTCACCAGCGCTGGCCACATTTTCCCCACGCTGTTTCTCGTAGCGCGAGTCTGTGTGCAGAACAAGAACAATTGCTGGATGAGTTATTACAAGCCTCTTTGGATGTATTGATTACAACAGAAGGTTCAATATCGATTCCCCCTTTGGTGAACAGCTCTGAAGCAAAACGAAATGCGTTGTTGCGACGCTGGCTTAACCGGAGTGGCATAAAAATGCCGACGCGGGAACAGCTTCAACGTATTTGGTCAGAAGTGGCACTGGCCAGGCAAGATGCCGAACCGCGTTTTAGGTTGGGACAAGAGGATATTCGTCGTTATCGGCAGCAACTTTGGTTAGTCCCTCAATATCAGAATCTGGCTGGCATTATTCTGGAATGGAATATACAACAGGTATTGATGCTGCCAGATGGATTAGGAAAATTGTCCCCTTCTAAAAAAGGGGGGATCAGGGTGAGGATGCCAAACGATAATGAGCAAGTCACCATTCGTTTTGGTGTTCAGGGCAATATCCGTATCGTAGGACGACAACATTCTCGCCACAGTAAAAAATTGTGGCAAGAATTGGGCGTTGCGCCTTGGCTCAGGGAGAGGATACCTTTGCTCTATTACAATGAAAAGCTGATTGCGGCACTGGGTACTTTCATTACTCAAGAAGGGCAGTGTTTGTCTGATGATGAAGGGATTTCAGTTCAGTGGCAGAAGGGGAATCTTCATATGTAA
- a CDS encoding ParB family protein has translation MTGKHHNLGHALLQQGRQAAATGHEALPASEMPMVLTLDQLRPNPDNPRTSRNPRFDDIKASIKARGLDTVPKVTRDPQGEAAYIFSDGGNTRYQILSELWQETGEERFYRIHCLFKPWPGRLQCVIGHLAENELRGDLSFIEKALGISKARAIYEEQKQKRITLRELSAQLNAAGFPVSASHISRMEDTVRYLYPWMPNLLASGLGTPQIRPLLMLRQNAEAVWQQYIFSINPEPAVTFDDVFGTCCRKFDAQEDWAPEMFLDELIGDLLQALPHPQLNYDRWILELDPKENNRRQLFGEQAATFDPDPVPEQPETAAPEMNQGDQNRASDRGSNPGILAQPATDVVPASKTTCAPVDKAIAPASSSRNNPVIPPYQPESSPEPELSASEADNLHFARAGLEPVSSVWHISPMQDDIEHLQNMAFRLAFELAEVMGCDRDLLPVSDERSAGFCLIEGQDIHPFSCLLHSLTGEISTDRYALTLTAVLLGTAEREAMPLLDDSQTVKFLRLLRIIRRLRELQREMVPEMLAM, from the coding sequence ATGACAGGTAAACACCACAATTTAGGTCATGCTCTGTTACAGCAAGGGCGTCAGGCTGCTGCGACAGGTCATGAAGCGCTCCCAGCGTCGGAAATGCCGATGGTACTGACGCTCGATCAACTCCGCCCCAACCCGGATAACCCCCGCACTAGCCGTAATCCGCGCTTTGACGATATCAAAGCCTCCATCAAAGCCCGTGGGCTGGATACGGTGCCGAAAGTCACCCGCGATCCGCAAGGCGAGGCGGCATATATTTTCAGCGATGGCGGTAATACCCGCTATCAGATTTTGTCTGAACTGTGGCAGGAAACCGGGGAGGAGCGGTTTTACCGTATTCACTGTCTGTTTAAACCGTGGCCGGGGCGGTTGCAGTGCGTGATTGGCCATCTGGCGGAAAATGAACTGCGGGGCGACCTGAGTTTTATTGAAAAAGCGTTAGGGATCAGCAAGGCCAGAGCCATTTACGAAGAGCAAAAGCAAAAAAGGATCACATTGCGTGAATTGTCTGCGCAGCTGAATGCTGCCGGTTTTCCCGTCAGTGCCAGCCATATCAGCCGGATGGAGGATACGGTGCGATACCTGTATCCGTGGATGCCGAATCTGCTGGCGTCCGGGCTGGGAACGCCTCAGATACGCCCTTTATTGATGCTGCGTCAGAATGCCGAGGCTGTCTGGCAGCAATATATCTTCAGTATAAACCCGGAACCTGCCGTCACCTTTGATGACGTCTTTGGAACCTGTTGCCGCAAGTTTGATGCACAGGAAGACTGGGCACCGGAGATGTTCCTTGATGAACTGATTGGGGATTTATTGCAGGCTCTGCCGCATCCGCAGCTGAATTATGACCGCTGGATACTGGAACTCGATCCGAAGGAAAATAACCGTCGCCAGCTTTTTGGTGAACAGGCCGCCACGTTTGATCCTGACCCTGTACCGGAACAGCCCGAAACGGCAGCGCCTGAGATGAATCAAGGGGATCAGAACCGAGCGTCAGACAGGGGATCGAATCCAGGCATCCTTGCTCAACCCGCCACGGATGTGGTACCGGCATCAAAGACAACATGCGCTCCGGTTGATAAGGCTATCGCACCTGCCTCATCTTCCCGAAACAATCCGGTGATCCCGCCTTATCAGCCGGAGAGTTCACCTGAACCGGAACTGTCTGCATCTGAAGCTGACAATCTTCATTTTGCCCGGGCCGGGCTGGAGCCGGTCAGTTCCGTCTGGCACATCTCCCCGATGCAGGACGATATCGAACATCTGCAAAATATGGCGTTTCGCCTGGCGTTTGAACTGGCCGAAGTGATGGGCTGTGACCGTGATTTGCTGCCGGTATCGGATGAACGGTCGGCGGGATTTTGCCTGATTGAGGGGCAGGATATTCATCCTTTTTCCTGTTTATTGCACTCCCTGACCGGGGAGATTTCTACTGACCGTTATGCATTGACGCTGACTGCCGTTCTGCTCGGGACTGCCGAAAGGGAGGCAATGCCCTTGCTGGATGACAGTCAGACCGTGAAGTTTTTGCGGCTGCTGCGGATTATCCGCCGCCTGCGTGAACTTCAGCGTGAAATGGTGCCGGAGATGTTGGCGATGTAG
- a CDS encoding ParA family protein has protein sequence MIILPIISPKGGEGKSTHAANLAGFFADAGFRVLLIDADYSQPTASSIFPLDYEAPAGLYELLMQTVDLNQPEQIISRSTINNLDILISNDPDELLPTAMLHAPDGRLRLRNVLQHPLFSQYDIIFIDSKGATGVMSELVVLAATQGVLGVIKPILPDVREFLRGTLRMLIRLRPFENYGVRLPTIQILVNGVEGTNLDRDTLSELTDIIRNQRYDTSALGGRQVYQLLDTRIDLLDIYKLGHVRAQPVHRLEYKTPRKSPAAAITMHRLACELVPLWAEKFDAVLIEQPTGEAQ, from the coding sequence ATGATAATTCTTCCCATAATTTCCCCCAAAGGGGGCGAAGGTAAATCGACCCACGCAGCTAATCTGGCCGGCTTTTTTGCTGATGCCGGTTTTCGTGTTCTTCTGATTGATGCGGATTATTCGCAACCCACAGCCAGCAGTATTTTTCCTCTGGACTACGAAGCCCCCGCCGGGCTGTATGAATTACTGATGCAGACGGTGGATCTGAATCAGCCTGAGCAGATCATTTCCCGTTCGACCATCAACAATCTGGATATCCTGATCTCCAACGATCCGGATGAACTCCTGCCAACCGCGATGCTGCATGCACCCGACGGCCGTTTACGCCTGCGCAATGTCCTGCAACACCCTCTCTTCAGTCAGTACGATATTATTTTCATTGATTCCAAAGGGGCGACCGGCGTAATGAGCGAACTGGTTGTACTGGCGGCTACGCAGGGCGTGCTGGGCGTTATCAAGCCCATTTTACCCGACGTCCGTGAATTTCTGCGTGGCACCCTGCGGATGCTGATCCGGCTCCGGCCTTTTGAAAACTACGGTGTCCGTTTGCCGACTATTCAGATACTGGTCAACGGGGTAGAAGGAACGAACCTTGATCGGGATACGCTGAGTGAACTGACCGATATTATCCGTAATCAGCGCTATGACACTTCCGCACTGGGCGGCAGGCAGGTTTACCAACTGCTGGACACCCGGATAGACCTGCTGGATATCTACAAACTGGGGCATGTCCGTGCCCAGCCCGTGCATCGGCTGGAATACAAAACCCCCCGTAAAAGCCCGGCGGCGGCGATCACCATGCATCGCCTTGCCTGCGAGTTAGTGCCCTTATGGGCAGAAAAATTCGATGCGGTACTGATTGAGCAACCGACGGGAGAGGCGCAATGA
- a CDS encoding DUF2857 domain-containing protein, whose protein sequence is MNHLSQATNSLLLQLVMDLKNGYIRRCEALGLAPSEMLMLQSLTIEDLHYLGNSPVSVLSVQIHHANLARILHQARIEQQRMQRIDRALELSGSIDLMHYFFGLSSLEVAARRRIAGIAVKSGRVSVLTEAENSDLWQRWQAAKIRDADSAEGLDIMMDVAEHHDISLTSVWNAVKEWQ, encoded by the coding sequence ATGAATCATTTATCGCAAGCGACCAACAGCCTGTTGTTGCAGTTGGTGATGGATTTGAAGAACGGCTATATCCGCCGTTGCGAAGCACTGGGGCTGGCACCCTCGGAGATGCTGATGTTACAGAGCCTGACGATTGAGGATTTACATTATCTGGGCAACAGCCCGGTATCGGTGCTGAGTGTGCAAATTCATCACGCCAATCTGGCCCGCATTTTACATCAGGCGCGTATCGAGCAGCAGCGGATGCAGCGCATTGACCGGGCACTGGAACTCAGTGGTTCGATTGATCTGATGCACTATTTTTTTGGCCTGTCCAGTCTGGAAGTGGCGGCGCGCCGGCGTATTGCCGGTATTGCTGTGAAGTCAGGGCGGGTGTCGGTACTGACGGAAGCGGAAAACAGTGACCTGTGGCAGCGCTGGCAGGCGGCAAAGATAAGGGATGCGGACAGTGCCGAGGGACTGGATATCATGATGGATGTGGCGGAGCATCATGATATTTCGCTGACTTCCGTCTGGAATGCCGTCAAAGAGTGGCAGTAA
- a CDS encoding MFS transporter has protein sequence MNNQISHIEKLNDTGSKSVPFDQTHTANRSVIFLLATIALFVLTQLYLAIPLITYVGRDFSSANTESVTFALATSFSLAYACGFLIWGPVSDQYGRRPVMLVGLFVLSIATFACSFSTSLSWLAGLRILQGLAASSFAPIALAYLTETVPMRHRATAIGMMSTSFLIAGIFGQVLAAWIVLELSWSWVFIITGGCLVVAIPLFAAMIKEPQRAVVNGHLGHRFIALGRIIIQPAVLLLSCAHITLLLSFVAMYTALGSHLWLLNIAPDKVILLRLVGLPGMFAALLVGPLSSRFSMPIVAVIGYVIAAAGLALEAILSQSLIGIAASSLIFVTGVAIAVPAMITQFGSIAASNRGAGMALNGFILFIGASIGPLIATGITSFTTLLVGAALILILAAFCVVGCALLTSSLKKS, from the coding sequence ATGAATAACCAAATAAGTCACATAGAAAAACTTAATGATACAGGAAGTAAGTCGGTACCATTTGATCAAACTCACACAGCAAACCGCAGTGTTATTTTTTTACTAGCGACTATCGCTTTGTTCGTTCTGACACAGCTTTACCTGGCAATTCCTTTGATTACGTATGTTGGTCGGGATTTCAGTTCAGCAAACACTGAGAGTGTCACGTTTGCTCTCGCAACAAGTTTTAGCTTGGCTTATGCTTGTGGTTTCCTTATTTGGGGACCCGTATCAGATCAATATGGCCGTCGCCCAGTGATGCTGGTCGGATTGTTTGTCCTATCAATTGCGACATTTGCATGCTCTTTCAGCACATCACTATCCTGGCTGGCAGGACTGCGCATATTGCAAGGTCTAGCCGCATCTAGTTTTGCTCCGATAGCACTAGCCTATCTTACCGAAACCGTACCAATGCGACACCGCGCTACTGCTATTGGTATGATGTCTACATCATTCCTGATAGCTGGCATCTTTGGGCAGGTATTAGCCGCTTGGATAGTGTTAGAATTGAGTTGGTCTTGGGTATTTATAATAACGGGAGGATGTCTAGTCGTCGCTATCCCACTATTCGCAGCAATGATTAAGGAACCACAGCGTGCTGTTGTTAATGGGCATTTGGGGCATCGTTTTATTGCATTAGGTAGAATTATCATACAACCCGCAGTATTACTTCTGTCATGTGCTCATATCACTCTACTCCTGTCATTTGTTGCCATGTATACGGCTTTGGGCTCTCATTTGTGGCTGCTAAACATTGCCCCAGATAAAGTCATTTTATTACGCTTAGTTGGTTTACCAGGCATGTTTGCAGCGTTGTTGGTTGGACCACTTTCTTCGCGATTTAGCATGCCGATTGTCGCAGTTATTGGCTATGTAATCGCAGCGGCAGGTCTAGCACTGGAAGCTATATTATCGCAATCCCTTATTGGCATCGCTGCCAGTAGTTTGATTTTTGTCACTGGTGTAGCTATTGCCGTTCCAGCGATGATCACTCAGTTTGGTTCTATAGCTGCATCCAATCGTGGTGCAGGGATGGCTCTTAATGGATTCATTTTATTCATTGGTGCAAGCATCGGTCCACTGATTGCGACAGGGATAACCAGCTTTACCACATTGCTAGTTGGGGCTGCTCTAATCCTTATTTTGGCTGCCTTTTGTGTTGTTGGTTGTGCATTACTGACATCATCTTTGAAAAAATCATAG